The following coding sequences lie in one Arachis ipaensis cultivar K30076 chromosome B05, Araip1.1, whole genome shotgun sequence genomic window:
- the LOC107641985 gene encoding uncharacterized protein LOC107641985, producing MVMSLEPKIVFHLDSNLPRERKEPRTESTNTLVVVLSQIISSAHFEACPFKHGDFSGGWSSQTIEVVHDVQPPPTCQEDFALWVLSWLHMEYSFNPKIPPKISENQVLITTTIDLVLGSSNELRKTIMDNASEHWF from the exons atgGTCATGAGTTTAGAACCAAAAATTGTTTTCCATTTGGACTCCAACCTGCCCCGTGAGCGCAAGGAACCAAGAACTGAATCTACTAACACTCTG GTTGTTGTTTTGTCCCAGATTATTTCTTCAGCACACTTTGAGGCTTGTCCTTTTAAGCATGGTGACTTTTCTGGTGGCTGGTCTTCCCAAACAATTGAAGTGGTTCACGATGTGCAACCTCCTCCAACATGCCAGGAAGATTTTGCCTTATGGGTACTAAGCTGGTTGCATATGGAATATTCGTTTAATCCTAAGATACCACCAAAG ATTTCTGAAAATCAGGTGCTAATCACAACTACCATAGACTTGGTTTTGGGATCCTCTAATGAATTGAGAAAGACCATTATGGACAACGCTAGTGAGCATTGGTTTTAA